GTACCGAGATTACATCTTTCTAAAAAAGGCATTGAAATTCACCTTAATATAACTTGGATGGCAATAGATTCTAATTATAGAGGGTTAAAAATATCAAATGAAATGTTGGATTATTTATTATATGTGGGATCAGCGATGCGCAATATAAAAAAAATTATGACACAAACTAATGTTACCAACATTCCAGCGATAAAGGCATATGAAAAATTAGGGTTTAGTCATACAAAGATATTACCTGAATTTATAAATAAAGAAGATGGAATAAAATTAGAAAAGATAATTTAGTGGTTAGAAAACTAGTTAAAATGTGTGTTTAGTAACTGATAATTTCGAATGCAATAAAAATATAGGTGAATTGAAAATGAAAATTGTATTTGTATCCTCTCTAAAGATAACGGATGTGGGGGGTGTACTTTCACATATGAAATCCTTAGGTGAAGGTTTGGAAAAATTAGGGCATACAGTAGATTATATTACTGCATCATCTATTCCAAGACCGATCCTGGTATTTGGTTTATATACACCCCTTATTATTCTCAAAAAGTTCAAAACTATTAAGGTAATATATCAAGAAATATCGTTGATCTTCATGTTTTTAAATATTGTTATACTCAAACAAATTTTTAATAGATATGATCTGATTTGTATGACTGATTATACTGTATTTATTCCAAATCTTGTGATAAAAAAAATATATAAAATTCCATTAATATCCTTTATTCACAGTTATATGAGCCATAGTATAGAAATTGTAGGAATGCAAAGAGATAGTTTAGCGGGGAGATTTTTAATCAAAGAACAACAGATTCTTTTAAAACATGCTGATTTACTAATCCCTGTTGATTCGAGGATTGAAAATAATTTAATTTCAGAATGGAAAATAAATCCAGATAAAATTGAAAAAATGATTAATTTCGTTGATATCGAAGAATTTAAACCAAGGAAATCCAAACAATTATTTGGATTGCCCAATAAAAAAATTGTTTTATGCCCAAGGAGAGTAAATGATCCGAAAAACGGAGTTATATATGCAGTAAAATCTATGAAATATCTAAATGATGATGTTCTCTTGGTGATTACAGGCAATAAGGGTGAAGTAGTCGATAATATTAAAGAAACTATGAAAAAAGATGGACTTGAGCATAGGATATTATTCCTGCCTTTTATACCTCATGAAAATATGAAATACCTATATAATGAAGTAGAAATTGTGATTATACCCTCTATTAATTATATGGGTCTTGAAGAGGCAACTTCAATATCTGCTCTCGAAGGAATGGCATCTGGAAATATTGTTATTGCTTCAAATATTGGTGGTTTAAAGGAGATTATCCATGATGGTATGACTGGTTTCCTAGTTCCAGAAAAAAATCCTCACAAAATTGCTGAAATAATCACTCAATCACTTCAATCCGATACAAGTGAAATTGTAAGGAATGCACGAAAATTTGTTGTTAAATATTGCTCCAATGTAAAGAGAGCGGAAGAACTATTGAATGTCTGTGCGAAAATAAAATGAATATTTCCCACTCAGCTTTTTTTTAGCTAAGAATTGTAGGGAATAAATATAAGCAACTTCATGCCTAATTCCTCGAACCCCTTCCCAAGAGTTGTCATGTGAGAGATCACACCGCCAACATCCGATATTTTCAAAGTAGAAACGAATAGAATTTTCAAAACTTAAAAATCTCCTTTTTATTATTTAAAAAACTGATAAATATCTCCTTTTCTTTTGAATTTAACTGTGAAAAAACCGCATAAATTGTGATAATAATTAATAATATCGAAGCAAAAATAAAAGTATAACCATTTAATAGTTGAATAATAAAATATGATATACTAAATATTGATGACGTATGAAGAAATAATTTTTTCCAATTCATAAATTTGATTCTTAATTTAATTTGAAGATATATTATCAAAGTTAAAACATAAAATACATAAGAGATTAAATATGCATAAGCAATGCCATTAATGCCTTTTTCAATAAACAAATTTAATAATATTACGAAAGAAATCGCCCAAAGAATATTTAGCAAAAATGACCCCCAAACTTTAGCAGTTCCCTGTAGAAAGACACCCTGAATTAGTCCGATAGATATTACAAATGTTGTAATGGTCATTATGAATGTTGGAAACCAAGCATCGTTATATGTTGACCCATATAATAATTCTATAATGATTTTCGAGAACAATCCCATCACTACCGTCAAAGGAAGTAATATTAAAATCAATATCTTGGTTACATCAGAGAATGTATGGGATAATTTTTCTTTATCTATAGAATCAAGTTCTGAAATAAGAGGAAAAAGTGGAACAGATATAGCAGATGGTATAAATAATAGACTACTTGAAAGAGTACTCGCGATTCTGAAAAATCCCACTGCTTCAAATCCTATGTTGATTGCTAAAAGAGTATTAGCGTACAAACTAGCAATCGAAATAACGATTACTGCTAAAAAAGATGGTATTGAGTAATTAATTAAGGTTTTATATTGTTTTAGGTTATTTATATTGAAATTTAATGAAATCCCTGTAGTATGGGGTCGTAAATAAACAATGAATATAAATATATTTATGATCGTTGCTAATAAAGATGCAATTACAGCACCTATGAGACCGTAAAAATAAATGGAAACCACAAATAATGCGATCGCTATTGAAGTTTTGAGTACATTAATTTTCGATAAAAGAGTTATCTGATGAAGCCCTTGAAGTAAGTAATTTCCAATATCTGCATAAGCATTAAAGATGACAACAAGAGACGATATTGCTATTAAACTTACTAAAATTGGCTCGTTATATACTTTAGAAAAATAGCCTGCACTAAGGTAATATATTATTGATGAAAACAAAGAGAAGACGAAAATCAAAACGATTGAAGTTGATAAAATATGACCTGTTTCTTCATTTGATTTTGATGCCGCTATATATCTGGTCAAAGCAACTGGAATGCTAAAAGTAGCCATCAAAGATGCCATTGTCTGTAAATTTCCTAATATCGAAAATATGCCTAAATCAGATGGCCCCAACAGCCGAGCGACGACTATAGATTGAACTAACATCATTAATTTTATCAAAACTGATGCTATAAGTGTATAAGCAGCGCCTTTGGCTAGACGTTCAAGTACAATCACTTAATTCACCGACCTTCCCTCCTCAATCCAAGCCTCACCGTATTATTCCTAACTGTATTATTCCTCAACGTCACTCACCACATTCTGTTGATTTCGTTTCTTTTGCAATATGCAAAACAGATGATATTTGCCACAGCGAGGATCTGGAGAGGGTTTGATAATTTGTTTCACTAAATTCAATTTTTTAACAATTTTCATCGAAGTTATTAATGTATAAAGGTTATTGACTGAGCGCCTCAAAGTATTTTTTTGTTTGGTCAGAATAGTCCTAATTCCTACTAAGTAAGGATACCCCAAACATTCAATATGAATGAGATCAAACCCAATTTCTTTTGCAATATAATAACAGGTATTAAAAGAAAGGTATTGCATATGTTCAAAATCCACTCGGAACAGTACGGGATCATTTTCGAATAGTGAAAAAGAAGCATTTGGAGTCCATATTAATAATAGACCCCCTTCTTTTAAAAGATTATTAGCCGTTTTGATGGATGACATTGGATCCAGTGGGTGTTCAATAAAGTCATTAAGAATAATCAAATCATATTTTTTAGAATTATCTATTTCTTCAATTCGATATCTGAAAACAGTTTTTATATTAAGGTATTCTCTCGCGAAGTGCACTGCATCTTGATCTAAATCAACACCATACACATTAGCTCCTAATTTTTTCAATCGTACTAAAGTTTCACCTCTCCCAAATCCAACATCTAATACATCAGCACCTTTAAGATCAATTAATGAAGATATCTCTTTAATTCTCAAATCCTCCCATGGATCTAATGATAAAATTCGTTTAGCTTCAATGGAAGTAAAATTATTACTACCCCCTGAATGTGTTTCGAAATATTTAGAATAACAATCATTCAGTTGACATTCATTGGGTGCAGGCGATACAAAAAAAGAGTGGCAATTATTGCAATACTTAATGATTAATCGGTCTGGGCGAATGAAACTATTTTTTCCATCGAAATTGCAAAACGGACATTTACGATCATACAATTTATCGATGTCCCAATCGTGGATTCTTCTAGCATCAAGTGGTGATAATTTTTTAATGTCTGTGTGATTCGTTTTCATATTGCTTCATCCGACTTAACTTTTCTTAAGTTGCGAAAATATTTCCACGATTTCTTCACTCGCCTTCCCATCCCCATACGGATTCACCCAATTCCCATCTTTCCCCATCATCCTCCGTACACCTTCAACAATCCTCCCACTATCACACCCCACCAGTACATTCGCACCCACCTCCACAGTCTCAGGCCGCTCAGTATTATCCCGCAACGTCACACACCCAACACCCAGAACACATGCCTCTTCCTGCAAACCCCCGCTATCGGATAAAACAAGCTTCGCACTGCTCTCAAGCTGCAAGAACTCAAGATACCCCAGAGGTTCAATCATCAGCGTACCAGAGGGCACATCAAATCCAAACTCCGATATCATCTTTACAGTACGCGGGTGTGCGGGAAACACGACATGCATCCCGAACTCCTCATACACACGTCTGAAACCATCAAGAATCCCTGCAAGCCGCACCCTGTCATCCACATTTTCGGCACGGTGTACAGTGGCAAGGAAATACTCGCCCTCAACAAGACCAAGCCTTTCCTGAATTTCCACCTTTGCCTTTGCTATCTCAAGGTTCTGGTACACCGCATCCACAATGGTATTGCCTGTGACAAAAATACGCTCATCAGGGATGCCCTCATCCAGAAGGTACCGCCTTGACGTCTCAGTAGGCGCAAAAAGATAATCAGAGATATGATCGGTAATTACCCTGTTTATCTCCTCAGGCATCCGGCGGTCAAAACTGCGAAGCCCTGCTTCCACATGCCCCACCAGAATGTGAAGTTTGGATGCTGCAAGAGCACATGCAAGCACGGTATTGGTATCACCCTGCACTAGAACCACATCAGGCACATCCCGCATCAGGATCTCCTCAATGCCGGAAAGCATGGTAGCAGTCTGCCGACCGTGGGTGCCTGAGCCAACATCCAGATTGTAGCGTGCAGACGGGAGGTTGAGTTCTTCAAAGAACACACGGTCCATCTCGAAAGAATAATGCTGTCCTGTGTGCAGGATATAATAATCAAGACCACGCCGCTCACACTCACGGATAATGGGGCTCATTTTTATAATCTCAGGGCGGGTGCCGAGAATGATTGCGATCTTCATGAAAATCAACTGCCATATTTTGTCGGAGGGCTGTTCTTATCCCCACGCTCTATAACCTTATACACAAACCCTGCACCAATGAACCCATCCATATCCACAACATTCCGACGATCCACAATAAAAGAATGCTTCTGCCGTTGTGAGGGCAAGTTCCTGACAAAAACCGAATTACTGATCGCCCAGCCCAGTAAAGCGACCATATAGCCCGAAGGCTTCTTCCCTGCTCTTAAAAGAGCTTCCACAGTCAGATTATATGTATGCATAGGGATAAAATCATACACCTTGCGAAGTTCACGGGACAGCGGTGCGCACTTGATGAACTGGGGACGGGCGCCAACGATAGAGATGATTTTCATGTTCTGCTCTTAGATATGACACGGGATATATAAATAAAGGTAGTGCAGATGGCTGCGCCGGCGCCGGTGATTATATAATTCAAGAAAGTCTATTTTTGAGACGCATCGCTTCTGAAATTACCTGCTGGTGTCTTTGCGCACTTTGCGATCATTGGGTGGGTGTTTTGTTCTGGAGGCTGAATTGGTTTCTTCTGTGCGCCATAACTGTATAAATCTATTTTAATATCTTTTTTGAAAATTCATAGATTGTGCCAATTGGAGAATCCTTTTGCTTGCGCCCTTGCCGCCAAAAACCTTCCTCTGTCCACCCCTTGGAGACAAACTGCGCACCCCCTCTAATATTTTCCTCTTCTCCGCCCCCACCAGCACATTCCACCCTCCCTCCAGCGTCTCCACCCATTCAGTATTCTCCCGCAGCGTGATGCATGGCACTCCGAGCACATACGCCTCCTTCTGGATCCCCCCTGAATCGGTCAGTATCTTCCCGGCATTTGCCATCAGCCTCAGCATATCCAGATATCCCAGAGGCTTGATCAGCTTCACATTCTCAGGCATCAGCAGCCCATATTCCCTCAGGTATTTCTCAGTCCTGGGATGCACAGGGAACACCACAACCCTCCCTGCCTCACGCAGCGCCCCGATGATATTCGTCATGTTCTCCCTGCTGTCTGTATTACCCGGACGGTGTACTGTGATCACAAGATACTTACCCTTCTCAAGCGCAAGCTCCTCGATTATCCCGGATTTCTTCTCAGCTATCTTCAGATTATACTCAAGCGCATCCACCATCACATCCCCCACCAGATGCACGCCTGCTGTAATACCTTCATTTGCCAGATTATCCACCGCAGTCTGCGTAGGGCAAAACAACAGGTCAGATGTATGGTCTGTCAGTACCCTGTTGATCTCCTCGGGCATGCTCCTGTCAAAACTGCGCAATCCCGCCTCCACATGCGCCACCTTTATATGGAGCTTCGCCGCAGCCAGCGCGCCTGCAAGGGTGGAGTTGGTGTCGCCGTAGACTATGACCAGATCCGGCTTCTCTTTCATGAGCACCTTTTCTATCTCGATGAGAATTTTTCCAGTCTGCTCACCGTGGCTGCCTGAGCCGATGCCCAGATTGTAATCAGGTTTCGGGATATTTAGCTCCTCAAAAAATATATCCGACATCTCATGATCATAGTGTTGCCCCGTATGCACCAGTATCTCCTCATGCTCCTTTCGCAGTTCGCGGGACAGCGGCGCGCACTTGATGAACTGGGGGCGGGCGCCAACGATAGAGATGAGCTTCATGTTCTGCTCTTAGATATAACGCGGGATATATAAATAGGGCGCTTTTGGACATGCGAGGATTTTTGGGCTCGTGGTTGCCCCGGTTCTTGCAGGGGGCCACAACTCGGGGCGTTCATAAACCGAGACTTCGGTTTACGCAGTGTTGGGGTATGCGAAGCATACCCCTCGTTTGATAAAACTTTCATAAGTTTTTTCATCTGCGGTTAATATTTTTCAGACCGGAGGTTATTTGGGATTTCTACTGGCGCGCCTGGACTGTTGGAAGATATGGGCAATGTTTTCTACATCAAGTCATATCTTCAATTAGATGCTTCTTGGTTTATTTTTTCACGTATCCATGAGCCGATCAGCTTATCATAGCTCTTTTTTTTCTTCTGGGCTATTTTATTAAGCTTTGCAGAAAGATCGCTATCTATCTCCAGCATTATCCTGCGTTTAGCAAGATGAACTTCGATTTCAACCGGCTCTGTGTCTTCTATATACTCTGCGAAACTGTGGCTATCCCAGTAGTCAGCCGCTTCTTCCAGCGATTTGAAATCTGGTGTTTTTTTTGTCATAATTTTAAATATATTGATTTTTCCTTAGTATCCATTTCTCGTGCGCTTATTATTAATGCTTCGTTTGTTCTCTTGAAGATGAAGACTACGAATAACAGACGGTTTGCATCTGTGCTGCCAAGAGCATAATATATATTTTCTTTAACATAATTTCCTGCTGGACCACGCCTGAACTTTGGTTTATTCTTAAAAACATCTTCAACTTCGGTTACAGTAACATTATGCTTATAGCGTATTTTTTCAACAATCTCATCAAGCCAGATTATCCTATCAATCCTTATTTATATCACCATCCATTCCCAAAAAGGCTTCTTCCATATTACACCTGTTGGTCTCTTCAGGTATCATTCTGTCAAAACTGCGCACTCCTGCCATCACATACCCAGCTTTTATACAAGGTTGGATGCTGCCAGCACGCCTGTTAGCGTTGAGTTTGTCTCGCCTAACACAAGCGCCATATCATGTTCTTCTTTTAAAAGCACCCTTTCAATTTCGATGAGCATCCTGCCCCGTGTGCACCATCACCTTCCCATGCTCCTTTCGCAGTTCGCGGGACAGCGGCGCGCATTTGATGAACTGGGGCGGGCGCCAACGATGGAGATGAGCTTCATGTTCTGCTCTTAGATATGACGCGGGATATATAAATAGGGCGCTTTTGGACATGCGGAGGCTGGTGGTTGCGCCCTCCCGAGGCGCGACTCGGGGCGTTCATCTGCAGTAAATTGTCGCCCGCATCGCACATAAATTCAAAAATCATAAAAAACCATATCCAATTGGATAAATATATTAAGGTTATTCCGCTTCTGCAAGTTGACCATGAAGCAACTCGTTTGCAAGATAATTGACAGAAACCCCTTTTTTCCTCGCCAATTCCTGAAGCAATTCTGCTGTTCTGGAATCCAATTCTATTAGATAATGTCTTTTCTGAATGTCGACCTTAATTTCCACATCTTCAAATTCATCCAGGTAGTCTGCGCTGTTATGGGTATCCCAGAACTCGGCAGCTTCTTCGTATGTTTTAAACTCTTCCGGTATTTTCTTAACTTTTTTTGGCATTGTAGTATTTCCGCTCTTGAACTGTCATATCTCTTGCAGATATTATGAGTGCTATCATAGGTGATTTATAAATGAATACTATAAAAAGATACCGCCCTGAATGAGTTCGACCATATGCAACATAAATATCTTCTCCTTTCACTCTACCTCGCTGTGCGCGGCGAAATAAACCATTTGAGAGCAAGGCGTCTTCGACTTCCTCGCCGGTAACATTATGCTTCACCTCTATCTTTGATGTGAACTTTTCAATCCAGATGATCTCTTTCAACCACATGACATGCCACAGCCTGATTAGAACGGTGTTTCTTTCAGTCGCAGTGCTGCCCCGTATGCACCAGTACCTCCTCATGCTCCTTTCGCAGTTCCCGGGACAGCGGCGCGCACTTGATGAACTGGGGGCGGGCGCCCACGATGGAGATGAGCTTCATGTTCTGCTCTTAGATATGACGTGGGATATATAAATAGGGCGCTTTTGGACACGCGGAGACTGGTGGTTGCACCCTCCCGAGGCGCGACTCGGGGCGTTCATCTGCGGTTTGTTATTTGCGCTATCGGTTGCCCTTTTTGCCTATCGGCGCGCCGAACTGTTAAACATTTTAAGCATAGTCCAATCTTTCCTCCTGTGCCCGCCCGGCTGTATTCTCAATGCTCCTTCAACAATTCTCGGACAGCGGTACGCACTTGATGAACCACCTTACCGGGAAGATGGAAACGCGTAGACCAATGACGTTGACCATTGCAGAGCAACACAACAAAAACGGCCCGGAAAGGATTAGTCGTGAACTCAACGATTTAACCATAGGCTCGATACGTTATTACCGCCGAAGAGCGGCGCATGCACAAGGTCTGGGGTCGCAACCCCGGCGCGGCAAATGTTTTACAAAGATGTTCT
Above is a window of Candidatus Methanoperedens sp. DNA encoding:
- the wecB gene encoding UDP-N-acetylglucosamine 2-epimerase (non-hydrolyzing); the protein is MKLISIVGARPQFIKCAPLSRELRKEHEEILVHTGQHYDHEMSDIFFEELNIPKPDYNLGIGSGSHGEQTGKILIEIEKVLMKEKPDLVIVYGDTNSTLAGALAAAKLHIKVAHVEAGLRSFDRSMPEEINRVLTDHTSDLLFCPTQTAVDNLANEGITAGVHLVGDVMVDALEYNLKIAEKKSGIIEELALEKGKYLVITVHRPGNTDSRENMTNIIGALREAGRVVVFPVHPRTEKYLREYGLLMPENVKLIKPLGYLDMLRLMANAGKILTDSGGIQKEAYVLGVPCITLRENTEWVETLEGGWNVLVGAEKRKILEGVRSLSPRGGQRKVFGGKGASKRILQLAQSMNFQKRY
- the wecB gene encoding UDP-N-acetylglucosamine 2-epimerase (non-hydrolyzing), with translation MKIAIILGTRPEIIKMSPIIRECERRGLDYYILHTGQHYSFEMDRVFFEELNLPSARYNLDVGSGTHGRQTATMLSGIEEILMRDVPDVVLVQGDTNTVLACALAASKLHILVGHVEAGLRSFDRRMPEEINRVITDHISDYLFAPTETSRRYLLDEGIPDERIFVTGNTIVDAVYQNLEIAKAKVEIQERLGLVEGEYFLATVHRAENVDDRVRLAGILDGFRRVYEEFGMHVVFPAHPRTVKMISEFGFDVPSGTLMIEPLGYLEFLQLESSAKLVLSDSGGLQEEACVLGVGCVTLRDNTERPETVEVGANVLVGCDSGRIVEGVRRMMGKDGNWVNPYGDGKASEEIVEIFSQLKKS
- a CDS encoding class I SAM-dependent methyltransferase gives rise to the protein MKTNHTDIKKLSPLDARRIHDWDIDKLYDRKCPFCNFDGKNSFIRPDRLIIKYCNNCHSFFVSPAPNECQLNDCYSKYFETHSGGSNNFTSIEAKRILSLDPWEDLRIKEISSLIDLKGADVLDVGFGRGETLVRLKKLGANVYGVDLDQDAVHFAREYLNIKTVFRYRIEEIDNSKKYDLIILNDFIEHPLDPMSSIKTANNLLKEGGLLLIWTPNASFSLFENDPVLFRVDFEHMQYLSFNTCYYIAKEIGFDLIHIECLGYPYLVGIRTILTKQKNTLRRSVNNLYTLITSMKIVKKLNLVKQIIKPSPDPRCGKYHLFCILQKKRNQQNVVSDVEE
- a CDS encoding CopG family antitoxin; this translates as MPKKVKKIPEEFKTYEEAAEFWDTHNSADYLDEFEDVEIKVDIQKRHYLIELDSRTAELLQELARKKGVSVNYLANELLHGQLAEAE
- a CDS encoding CopG family antitoxin, which codes for MTKKTPDFKSLEEAADYWDSHSFAEYIEDTEPVEIEVHLAKRRIMLEIDSDLSAKLNKIAQKKKKSYDKLIGSWIREKINQEASN
- a CDS encoding glycosyltransferase family 4 protein, translated to MKIVFVSSLKITDVGGVLSHMKSLGEGLEKLGHTVDYITASSIPRPILVFGLYTPLIILKKFKTIKVIYQEISLIFMFLNIVILKQIFNRYDLICMTDYTVFIPNLVIKKIYKIPLISFIHSYMSHSIEIVGMQRDSLAGRFLIKEQQILLKHADLLIPVDSRIENNLISEWKINPDKIEKMINFVDIEEFKPRKSKQLFGLPNKKIVLCPRRVNDPKNGVIYAVKSMKYLNDDVLLVITGNKGEVVDNIKETMKKDGLEHRILFLPFIPHENMKYLYNEVEIVIIPSINYMGLEEATSISALEGMASGNIVIASNIGGLKEIIHDGMTGFLVPEKNPHKIAEIITQSLQSDTSEIVRNARKFVVKYCSNVKRAEELLNVCAKIK
- a CDS encoding oligosaccharide flippase family protein, which codes for MIVLERLAKGAAYTLIASVLIKLMMLVQSIVVARLLGPSDLGIFSILGNLQTMASLMATFSIPVALTRYIAASKSNEETGHILSTSIVLIFVFSLFSSIIYYLSAGYFSKVYNEPILVSLIAISSLVVIFNAYADIGNYLLQGLHQITLLSKINVLKTSIAIALFVVSIYFYGLIGAVIASLLATIINIFIFIVYLRPHTTGISLNFNINNLKQYKTLINYSIPSFLAVIVISIASLYANTLLAINIGFEAVGFFRIASTLSSSLLFIPSAISVPLFPLISELDSIDKEKLSHTFSDVTKILILILLPLTVVMGLFSKIIIELLYGSTYNDAWFPTFIMTITTFVISIGLIQGVFLQGTAKVWGSFLLNILWAISFVILLNLFIEKGINGIAYAYLISYVFYVLTLIIYLQIKLRIKFMNWKKLFLHTSSIFSISYFIIQLLNGYTFIFASILLIIITIYAVFSQLNSKEKEIFISFLNNKKEIFKF